A stretch of Acidobacteriota bacterium DNA encodes these proteins:
- the ruvB gene encoding Holliday junction branch migration DNA helicase RuvB translates to MSDSASTRIVEGKAVDDEQQIELSLRPQYLREYIGQRKVKDNLNIFVKAALARGEALDHVLLNGPPGLGKTTLAAIISREMGSQLKVTAGPVIEKAGDLAALLTNLEAGDVLFIDEIHRLHPAIEEILYPAMEDYELDLVIGQGPSARSVKLELPRFTLIGATTRPGLITAPLRGRFGINFHLDFYPVEDLLIIVERSASILGAKMEDSGAKAIALRSRGTPRIANRLLRRVRDFAEVEYDGVITAEVATDALNRMEVDRFGLDEVDRKLLTTIVEKFNGGPVGVSTISAAINEEKEAIEEIYEPYLIQIGFLNRTPRGRVVTPAAYQHLGLSWNQTTQEPQKDLFQ, encoded by the coding sequence ATGAGTGATTCAGCATCCACAAGAATTGTCGAAGGAAAAGCTGTTGATGATGAGCAGCAGATTGAACTGTCGCTGCGTCCGCAATACCTGCGTGAATATATTGGGCAGCGGAAGGTCAAAGACAATCTGAACATCTTCGTCAAAGCGGCGCTGGCTCGTGGCGAGGCGTTGGATCACGTGTTGCTGAATGGGCCGCCGGGTTTGGGCAAAACGACGTTGGCGGCGATCATCTCGCGCGAGATGGGATCGCAGCTTAAAGTCACTGCCGGGCCGGTGATTGAAAAGGCTGGGGATTTGGCGGCGTTGCTGACGAATCTGGAAGCGGGCGATGTGCTCTTTATTGACGAAATTCACCGCTTGCATCCGGCCATCGAAGAAATTCTGTATCCCGCAATGGAAGATTACGAACTTGACCTGGTCATCGGCCAAGGGCCTTCGGCGCGTTCGGTGAAACTGGAATTGCCGCGCTTTACGTTGATCGGCGCGACGACCAGACCAGGATTGATTACCGCGCCCTTGCGAGGGCGCTTCGGTATCAATTTTCATCTCGATTTTTATCCGGTCGAAGATTTGCTGATCATCGTTGAACGGTCGGCTTCGATTCTGGGGGCGAAGATGGAAGACAGCGGCGCAAAAGCCATCGCGTTGCGTTCGCGCGGAACGCCGCGCATCGCGAATCGCTTACTTAGACGAGTGCGCGACTTTGCCGAGGTGGAATATGACGGTGTGATTACCGCCGAAGTCGCGACGGATGCGCTGAACCGCATGGAAGTGGATCGTTTCGGTTTGGATGAAGTGGATCGCAAATTGCTGACGACGATTGTGGAAAAATTCAATGGTGGTCCGGTTGGTGTCAGTACGATTTCCGCCGCCATCAATGAAGAGAAAGAGGCAATCGAGGAAATTTACGAGCCGTATCTGATACAGATCGGGTTTCTGAATCGAACGCCTCGCGGTCGCGTGGTGACTCCGGCGGCTTATCAGCACCTGGGACTTTCCTGGAATCAGACGACGCAGGAACCACAGAAAGATTTGTTTCAGTGA
- a CDS encoding YihY/virulence factor BrkB family protein — protein sequence MKASPNTEGLWTRFKNRAPFTARLLLNIKSRATKRRILYTTVVEFLHNDLPTSAAAIAYFGMLVLFPALLLLSVYYREALLWLRPFFPGSYEFVRRNLDAMRDVSGSILFASFTVLLWAGSWIFNVIERTICRIWNTQPRKFLHGRLLTVGMMAAIGMLLLASFLLTSGLAAIQAVAEKSQHARLWLAETFDSALLPSALAALSLLMTISLLGLIYRVMPNTKVKLIEVLPGAVIAGLLWEATKYAFAWLLPYFHYDLLYGSIGAMVALLTWSYVSSSIMFFGAQLTSVLHCLHEAEDQSDAVEN from the coding sequence TTGAAGGCGTCCCCAAACACCGAAGGGTTATGGACTCGGTTCAAAAATCGCGCGCCCTTCACTGCGCGCTTGTTGCTGAACATCAAAAGCCGCGCGACCAAACGGCGCATTTTGTACACGACGGTCGTTGAGTTCCTGCACAACGACCTGCCAACTTCAGCGGCCGCGATTGCTTACTTTGGCATGTTGGTTCTCTTCCCTGCGCTGTTGCTGCTGTCTGTTTATTACCGTGAAGCCCTTTTATGGCTGCGTCCGTTCTTTCCCGGCTCGTATGAGTTTGTGCGGCGCAATCTGGACGCGATGCGGGACGTTTCGGGGAGCATTCTGTTTGCGTCTTTCACCGTGCTGCTGTGGGCAGGCTCGTGGATTTTCAACGTCATTGAACGCACAATCTGTCGCATTTGGAACACCCAACCGCGCAAGTTTCTGCACGGACGATTGCTGACCGTTGGAATGATGGCTGCCATCGGAATGTTGCTGCTGGCGTCGTTCCTGCTGACTTCAGGGTTGGCTGCGATCCAGGCCGTGGCAGAAAAATCGCAACACGCCAGACTGTGGCTGGCGGAAACGTTCGATTCTGCGCTGCTGCCTTCTGCGCTGGCGGCGCTGAGCCTGTTGATGACGATTTCTCTGTTGGGCTTGATTTACCGCGTGATGCCAAACACCAAGGTCAAATTGATCGAAGTTTTGCCGGGCGCTGTGATTGCGGGATTGTTGTGGGAGGCGACGAAATACGCCTTTGCCTGGTTGTTGCCCTATTTCCATTACGACCTGCTTTATGGCTCAATCGGCGCAATGGTCGCGCTGCTGACCTGGAGCTACGTTTCCAGCTCCATTATGTTCTTTGGGGCGCAGTTGACGTCGGTTCTGCACTGCCTCCACGAAGCCGAAGATCAAAGCGACGCCGTTGAAAACTGA
- the queA gene encoding tRNA preQ1(34) S-adenosylmethionine ribosyltransferase-isomerase QueA, whose product MHISEFDYELPTERIAQEPLEPRDASRMLIVDRKRQTFRDGAFTEFPTFFEAGDVVVLNNTRVFPARLIGHRIINGERGAQVEAFLVKHIRGNEWEVLAKPGRALKIGATLEFGNGRLRGVVTEIVEEGRRVIRFECDGEFDRVIDEIGNTPLPPYIKREQSEERRLDEPRYQTVYAKQRGAIAAPTAGLHFTPRIFEQLRERGVEIVEITHHVGYATFQPVRVARIEEHRIAAESYEIGEVAAATINAAKRSGKRIVSIGTTSVRALESAANSDGSVRFERQSTELFIYPGYHFKVVDALLTNFHLPQSSLLMLVSALANRDLILAAYRHAVEQCYRFYSYGDCMLLI is encoded by the coding sequence ATGCATATTTCCGAATTCGATTACGAATTGCCGACCGAACGAATCGCTCAGGAGCCGCTGGAACCGCGCGACGCTTCGCGCATGCTGATCGTGGATCGAAAGCGGCAAACGTTTCGTGATGGCGCTTTTACGGAATTTCCCACGTTTTTTGAAGCCGGCGATGTCGTTGTGCTCAATAACACACGCGTCTTCCCTGCCCGTCTGATCGGTCATCGAATTATTAACGGGGAACGCGGCGCACAAGTCGAGGCCTTTTTGGTCAAACACATCCGCGGCAATGAATGGGAAGTTCTGGCCAAACCCGGACGAGCGTTGAAGATCGGCGCTACGCTTGAATTCGGCAATGGCCGGTTGCGGGGTGTCGTTACCGAAATCGTGGAGGAAGGTCGCCGCGTCATTCGATTTGAGTGTGATGGCGAATTTGACCGCGTGATTGACGAGATTGGCAATACGCCGTTGCCGCCTTACATCAAACGCGAGCAAAGCGAGGAACGCCGGTTGGATGAACCGCGCTACCAAACCGTGTACGCCAAACAGCGTGGAGCAATTGCCGCACCGACTGCCGGATTGCATTTTACGCCGCGAATTTTTGAGCAGCTTCGCGAACGTGGCGTTGAAATTGTGGAAATCACGCATCACGTGGGATATGCAACTTTTCAACCGGTTCGCGTGGCACGGATTGAAGAGCATCGCATTGCAGCCGAAAGTTATGAAATCGGCGAAGTTGCCGCTGCAACGATCAACGCTGCCAAACGTTCAGGCAAACGAATCGTTTCCATTGGCACCACTTCGGTCAGGGCGTTGGAAAGCGCGGCAAATTCAGATGGTTCTGTTCGCTTTGAACGCCAAAGCACAGAGTTATTTATTTATCCCGGCTATCATTTCAAAGTCGTTGACGCATTACTGACCAATTTTCATTTGCCGCAATCTTCTTTGCTGATGCTGGTTTCCGCTTTGGCGAATCGGGATTTGATCCTGGCCGCGTATCGCCACGCGGTCGAACAGTGTTACAGGTTTTATAGTTACGGGGATTGCATGCTCTTGATTTAG
- a CDS encoding GNAT family N-acetyltransferase encodes MQVINHYPTHRARAFKGLMRPLFLSDLNELWQLDLRVFLDGEAYERETFRYLLTNPKSITRQIRSNYDEMVAFGIAVIEDSGQGHLTAIGVAPEYRRRGLARLIIHEIERSFIARDVNSIKLEVRASNLAAQKLYEQLGYIVTQRMGRYYSNGDDGYSMVKYLEING; translated from the coding sequence ATGCAAGTCATCAATCATTATCCAACACACCGGGCCAGGGCTTTCAAAGGATTGATGCGCCCGCTGTTTTTGTCCGACTTAAATGAGTTGTGGCAATTGGATTTGCGTGTGTTTTTGGACGGCGAAGCCTACGAACGAGAAACGTTTCGGTACTTGTTGACCAATCCCAAATCCATCACGCGCCAAATTCGATCCAATTACGATGAGATGGTGGCTTTTGGAATCGCTGTGATTGAAGATTCGGGGCAAGGCCATTTGACGGCGATCGGCGTCGCTCCTGAATATCGTCGGCGGGGACTGGCGCGGCTCATCATTCACGAGATCGAGCGCAGTTTCATCGCCCGCGATGTCAATTCGATCAAGTTGGAAGTCAGGGCTAGTAACCTTGCAGCCCAGAAACTTTATGAACAATTGGGTTATATCGTCACACAACGCATGGGCAGATATTATTCAAACGGGGATGATGGCTATTCTATGGTTAAATACCTGGAAATAAATGGGTAA
- a CDS encoding tetratricopeptide repeat protein — translation MFENLHLKYPNEVEIIARSQMYLQVCTQKLANMPSAPRNADELYDRGVYALNIGDFSQAKNFFEKALRLKPEEPHLLYSLAATLAQTGSHDQALDYLRRTIQIQPRYRTQALNDSDFSELRENKQFLEMLGLASPFDILQARR, via the coding sequence ATGTTTGAAAACTTGCACCTCAAATACCCGAATGAAGTCGAGATCATTGCTCGGTCACAAATGTATTTGCAGGTTTGTACGCAAAAGCTGGCCAACATGCCGTCGGCTCCGCGCAATGCGGATGAATTGTATGATCGCGGTGTGTACGCATTGAACATTGGTGATTTTAGCCAGGCGAAAAACTTCTTTGAAAAAGCGTTGCGATTGAAACCGGAAGAACCGCATTTGCTGTATTCGCTGGCGGCGACATTGGCGCAAACCGGTTCTCACGATCAAGCGCTGGATTACCTGAGACGCACCATCCAGATTCAACCGCGGTATCGGACACAAGCGCTGAACGATTCCGACTTTTCCGAACTGCGGGAAAACAAACAGTTTCTGGAAATGTTGGGCTTGGCTTCGCCGTTCGACATTTTGCAAGCTCGGAGGTAA
- a CDS encoding N-acetylmuramoyl-L-alanine amidase: MKTRIAVLLMLAMMLAFSASALAQEGRPEVRHKEIQFTQLTELPQFAFTISEILTVPLDHAEPFLAVGAIWKARGEIRLSLRSSNDGTTWDDWLPMNAHSDFADERGEQVGALAFLDQKTRFVQYLLSAKEQATVFNLRLVFISPGATPREMQRRIEQRANEVMTTETLQQPKYPKPPVVTRTEWGCPDGQITTHGSLSYTTVTHLIVHHTFSPSGSINGDWAAAVRSIWNFHVFSNGWADIGYNYVIDQTGVIYEGRAGGDNVIGAHFSGVNSGTMGVVVIGDFTSVTPPPAALNSLKKLLAWKADQRGIDPTGKSRHAASGLELNNISGHRDGPGATECPGDAFYPMLPGIRTDVKSLLANVDAIASVSAASFNASALASASIVAAFGDNLASSVQIGSSSPLPVSLAGTSVTIRDSANVEKIARLFFVSPGQINFLMPDGLATGAATILVANGEGKLAAGTVNIAAVAPALFSANSNGREVAAAVVLRIRADGSQTYEQVAAFDPTQNKFVAIPIDLGAETEQVFFVGYGTGIRGRSALSAVEVKIGGISSEVLYAGITEGFFGLDQINARIPRSLIGKGDVDLELTVDGVNANVLKLRIR; the protein is encoded by the coding sequence ATGAAAACGCGAATTGCTGTGTTGCTGATGCTTGCGATGATGTTGGCATTTTCTGCTTCTGCGCTGGCTCAAGAGGGAAGGCCGGAAGTTCGTCACAAGGAAATCCAATTCACACAACTAACCGAATTGCCGCAATTCGCTTTTACGATTTCAGAAATCCTCACTGTGCCCCTGGATCACGCCGAACCGTTTCTTGCTGTCGGTGCAATCTGGAAGGCGCGTGGTGAAATTCGTTTGAGCTTGCGAAGCTCAAATGACGGCACTACTTGGGATGATTGGCTGCCAATGAATGCGCACAGCGATTTTGCCGACGAACGCGGCGAACAAGTCGGCGCCTTGGCATTTTTGGATCAAAAGACGCGGTTTGTTCAATATCTACTTTCAGCAAAAGAACAGGCGACCGTTTTCAACTTGCGATTGGTGTTCATCAGTCCCGGGGCGACTCCACGCGAAATGCAGCGACGAATCGAACAGCGAGCGAACGAAGTTATGACGACAGAAACCCTGCAACAACCGAAATATCCAAAACCCCCAGTGGTCACGCGCACCGAATGGGGGTGTCCAGATGGGCAAATCACCACGCACGGAAGTTTGAGTTACACGACGGTCACGCATTTGATCGTGCATCACACCTTCAGCCCCAGCGGGTCAATCAACGGCGACTGGGCTGCGGCGGTGCGCAGCATATGGAATTTTCACGTGTTCTCGAACGGTTGGGCGGACATCGGATACAACTACGTGATTGACCAGACGGGCGTCATTTACGAAGGTCGCGCCGGAGGCGACAACGTCATCGGCGCGCATTTCAGCGGCGTCAACAGCGGCACGATGGGTGTGGTCGTGATTGGCGATTTCACCAGTGTGACTCCGCCGCCAGCGGCGCTGAACAGCTTGAAAAAGCTGTTAGCCTGGAAAGCTGACCAGCGCGGAATTGATCCAACAGGTAAATCCCGCCACGCGGCCAGCGGCCTTGAGTTGAACAACATCTCAGGCCATCGCGACGGCCCCGGAGCGACTGAATGCCCGGGTGATGCGTTTTACCCGATGCTGCCTGGGATTCGTACGGACGTAAAAAGTTTGTTGGCGAATGTTGACGCGATCGCGAGTGTTTCCGCCGCGAGTTTCAACGCCTCGGCATTGGCGAGCGCGTCCATCGTCGCGGCATTCGGAGACAATTTGGCGTCTTCAGTGCAAATCGGTTCCAGTTCGCCGCTGCCGGTTTCGTTGGCGGGAACTTCGGTGACGATACGCGACAGCGCGAACGTCGAAAAAATCGCGCGGCTGTTTTTCGTCTCACCAGGACAAATCAACTTTTTGATGCCGGATGGTTTGGCTACTGGAGCGGCGACGATTCTGGTCGCAAACGGCGAAGGCAAATTGGCCGCCGGAACTGTCAACATCGCGGCAGTCGCTCCGGCTTTGTTTTCGGCGAACTCGAATGGCAGGGAAGTTGCGGCGGCAGTTGTGTTGCGAATCCGCGCCGATGGCTCGCAAACGTATGAGCAGGTCGCTGCCTTCGACCCGACGCAAAACAAATTCGTTGCCATACCGATTGATTTAGGAGCTGAAACCGAGCAAGTCTTTTTTGTCGGTTATGGAACGGGCATTCGTGGACGCAGTGCACTCAGCGCAGTTGAGGTCAAAATCGGGGGCATCAGTTCGGAAGTTTTATATGCTGGCATCACCGAAGGATTTTTCGGCCTCGATCAAATCAACGCTCGCATTCCTCGTAGCTTAATTGGCAAAGGCGATGTGGATTTGGAACTGACGGTGGATGGTGTGAACGCAAATGTTTTGAAGTTGCGAATTCGCTGA
- a CDS encoding radical SAM protein — MRHVHNPPNPWLTEQHEWIGEPPEARLEVFEETATRSIITHNNSPDIPFDYSINCYRGCTHGCTYCFSRPTHEYLGFGAGTDFERKIVAKVRAPELLREELMKKNWKGDPLVFSFTSDPYIPLEAHYQLTRKCLEVCLEFRNPVSIITKSALIRRDLELIVKLAEVTDLMVHFTIPFLDHEINHALEPFAPFPEARFAAMKDFADAGIEVGLAIAPIIPGLNDSDIPGLLERAKEAGAKSAFINLLRLPGSVRPYFLERLEEKLPLRAKKVVNRVLDVKGGVLNRSGFHERFHAEGPFWDMVKKTFEIHARRLGFNQKRYEMKERRHTFRRPTAQGSLFEL, encoded by the coding sequence ATGCGACACGTACACAATCCGCCGAACCCCTGGTTGACCGAACAGCACGAATGGATCGGTGAACCGCCCGAAGCCAGGCTGGAAGTTTTTGAAGAAACCGCCACGCGCTCGATCATTACCCATAACAACAGTCCCGACATTCCTTTCGATTATTCGATCAATTGTTATCGCGGCTGCACGCACGGCTGCACCTATTGTTTTTCGCGGCCCACGCACGAATACCTGGGCTTTGGTGCAGGCACGGATTTCGAGCGCAAGATCGTCGCCAAAGTTCGCGCGCCGGAATTGCTGCGCGAAGAACTGATGAAGAAAAACTGGAAAGGCGATCCGTTGGTGTTTTCGTTCACTTCCGATCCCTACATCCCGCTGGAAGCGCATTACCAACTGACGCGCAAATGTCTGGAAGTTTGCCTGGAATTCCGCAATCCGGTCAGCATCATCACCAAATCGGCGCTGATTCGCCGCGACCTGGAATTGATCGTCAAACTCGCCGAAGTCACGGACTTGATGGTGCATTTCACGATTCCTTTTTTGGATCACGAAATCAACCACGCCCTGGAACCGTTCGCGCCGTTTCCCGAAGCTCGCTTTGCCGCGATGAAGGATTTCGCCGACGCAGGCATCGAAGTCGGGTTGGCCATCGCGCCGATCATCCCGGGATTGAATGATTCCGACATTCCGGGTTTGCTGGAACGCGCAAAAGAAGCCGGCGCAAAATCCGCGTTTATCAATTTGCTGCGTTTGCCCGGCAGCGTGCGCCCATATTTCCTGGAACGATTGGAAGAAAAACTTCCCTTAAGAGCCAAAAAGGTCGTCAATCGAGTGTTGGACGTAAAAGGCGGCGTTCTGAACAGAAGCGGTTTCCACGAACGCTTTCACGCCGAAGGACCCTTTTGGGACATGGTCAAAAAGACGTTTGAAATTCACGCCCGCCGCCTGGGCTTCAATCAAAAGCGATACGAAATGAAAGAACGCCGCCACACGTTTCGTCGTCCGACGGCGCAGGGCAGTTTATTTGAGTTGTAA
- a CDS encoding site-specific DNA-methyltransferase codes for MSTISPTLWAQEVATSFSFDAEAVIVPGDCLTTLRGLPDGFAKLIITSPPYNIGKVYEKATKLHEYLASIEPVLDELVRVLSAEGSLCWQVGNYVEEAEVFPLDIFYYPFFKGRGLRLRNRIVWYFEHGLHASKRFSGRYETLLWFTKTDAYTFNLDSVRVPAKYPGKTHFKPGPKYGQPSGNPLGKNPSDIWRIVVHDWETALWNIPNVKANHPEKTIHPCQFPIELVERCVLALTNEGDWVLDPFSGVGSALLAALKNQRRAIGCEKETQYIELAHERINSLYSGNLPYRQLGRPVHQPSGKEKVAQIPLEWLTKENGE; via the coding sequence ATGTCAACCATATCACCTACACTTTGGGCGCAAGAGGTCGCCACATCTTTCAGTTTCGACGCGGAAGCTGTCATCGTACCGGGCGATTGCCTGACAACACTACGTGGCCTGCCAGATGGCTTTGCCAAACTGATTATCACATCGCCTCCATACAACATCGGCAAAGTTTACGAAAAAGCAACGAAACTTCATGAATACCTCGCCAGTATAGAGCCAGTCCTTGATGAACTGGTTAGAGTGCTTTCGGCTGAGGGTTCGCTATGCTGGCAGGTAGGTAATTACGTTGAAGAAGCCGAAGTTTTTCCGCTGGATATCTTCTATTACCCATTTTTCAAAGGACGCGGTCTACGGCTACGCAATCGGATTGTCTGGTACTTCGAACATGGGTTGCATGCTTCCAAAAGATTTTCGGGCCGTTACGAGACGCTTCTATGGTTTACTAAGACTGATGCCTATACGTTCAACCTGGATTCTGTACGTGTACCAGCAAAGTATCCGGGTAAAACGCATTTCAAGCCGGGTCCCAAGTACGGCCAGCCATCCGGCAATCCACTGGGTAAAAATCCGTCTGACATCTGGCGCATCGTTGTACATGATTGGGAAACGGCGCTGTGGAATATCCCAAATGTTAAGGCGAATCATCCTGAAAAAACAATTCACCCTTGCCAGTTCCCGATTGAGCTTGTTGAACGATGTGTCCTGGCTTTGACCAATGAAGGCGATTGGGTACTTGATCCCTTTTCCGGCGTCGGTTCCGCCTTGTTGGCTGCTCTCAAAAATCAGCGGCGTGCCATCGGGTGCGAGAAAGAAACTCAATATATTGAACTCGCGCACGAACGAATCAACTCCCTTTACTCAGGTAATCTCCCATATCGGCAACTCGGTAGACCTGTTCATCAGCCGTCCGGTAAAGAGAAAGTTGCACAAATCCCACTGGAATGGCTAACAAAGGAGAATGGCGAATGA
- a CDS encoding restriction endonuclease — MKLAAVYSFNNGEKVVTKKYADLLVEINDAIKAVDASQCKNKESKEKTMHGQMLYSPKAMNRCFKKEFAERGWERLRVDCEYSTTHYLADYKIRQSLRGAYREIDFLKKDKKPNQHRKPGVEVQFGKYSFMVYNVCAKMTIFKNLGYIDAGVEVVPVKTLVEEMSTGVSYFEQFVWDLEQRGVANIDIPVLILGIDA; from the coding sequence ATGAAACTTGCGGCTGTGTATTCCTTCAATAACGGCGAAAAAGTAGTTACCAAGAAATATGCAGATTTGCTTGTTGAAATCAACGACGCTATTAAAGCTGTAGATGCGTCACAATGCAAAAATAAGGAAAGCAAAGAAAAGACTATGCATGGTCAAATGCTTTATAGTCCAAAGGCAATGAATAGATGCTTTAAGAAAGAGTTCGCCGAACGTGGCTGGGAGAGACTGCGCGTTGATTGTGAATATTCAACAACTCACTATCTGGCAGACTACAAAATCCGTCAGAGTCTGCGGGGGGCATACCGCGAAATTGATTTTCTCAAGAAAGACAAGAAGCCAAACCAGCACAGGAAGCCCGGAGTCGAAGTGCAATTCGGCAAGTATTCATTTATGGTCTATAACGTCTGCGCGAAGATGACTATCTTTAAGAACCTCGGATACATTGATGCAGGCGTTGAAGTCGTGCCCGTAAAAACGCTGGTGGAGGAAATGTCTACTGGCGTGTCTTACTTTGAGCAGTTCGTTTGGGATCTCGAGCAGCGCGGCGTTGCTAATATTGACATCCCTGTTTTGATTTTGGGCATTGATGCTTAG
- a CDS encoding sugar phosphate isomerase/epimerase → MSPAARCSAILLTFVLCVTAFGQTSSKTGSKADPTHSVIGVQLYSFRNEMKTDLEGTLEKVKAMGFTYIETGAQSGKSAAEFKALLDKNGLQTVSYFADYNKLKTDFASVVADAKTMNAKYVIVAWIPHQKEFTLAECELAIKDFNEAGEKLAKEGLRFAYHIHGYEFVPNGNGTLMDKIMAETKPQFVNVQMDVFWVAHPGQDPVAFLRKYGKRIRLMHMKDMQKGVKGDLTGHADVETNVTIGTGSIDYETLVRDARKLGVKYLIIEDESSRSMTQVPASLKYLTSIK, encoded by the coding sequence ATGTCGCCTGCTGCTCGCTGTTCAGCGATCTTATTGACCTTTGTGCTGTGCGTTACGGCATTTGGTCAAACGTCTTCAAAAACCGGTTCCAAAGCCGATCCAACACATTCCGTCATCGGCGTCCAGCTTTACAGTTTCCGCAACGAGATGAAAACTGATTTGGAAGGCACGCTGGAAAAAGTCAAAGCGATGGGGTTCACCTACATCGAAACCGGCGCGCAAAGCGGAAAATCCGCCGCCGAATTCAAAGCCCTGCTGGACAAAAACGGACTTCAAACGGTCAGTTATTTCGCCGATTACAACAAGCTGAAAACCGATTTTGCCTCGGTCGTCGCCGACGCCAAAACGATGAATGCCAAATACGTCATCGTCGCCTGGATTCCGCACCAGAAAGAGTTCACGCTGGCCGAGTGCGAACTGGCGATCAAGGATTTCAACGAAGCCGGGGAAAAGCTGGCCAAAGAAGGTTTGCGATTCGCGTATCACATTCATGGCTACGAATTTGTCCCAAATGGCAACGGCACATTGATGGACAAAATAATGGCCGAAACCAAACCACAGTTCGTCAACGTCCAAATGGATGTGTTCTGGGTAGCTCATCCGGGGCAAGACCCGGTCGCGTTTTTGAGAAAATACGGCAAACGCATTCGATTGATGCACATGAAAGACATGCAAAAAGGTGTAAAAGGCGACCTGACCGGCCACGCCGATGTCGAAACCAACGTCACGATTGGCACGGGTTCGATTGATTACGAAACGCTGGTCCGCGACGCCCGAAAACTCGGCGTCAAATATCTGATCATCGAAGACGAATCGAGCCGTTCAATGACACAAGTTCCCGCAAGTTTGAAATATCTGACTTCGATCAAATAA
- a CDS encoding DUF1080 domain-containing protein: MKLKNTAILFATFALLLILPAAGLAQQKKPGKWKKLTDGKTFKGWKIAEPEANSWKIEDGAFVANGTRSHLFYVGDSKPFVNFELQVDVMTGPVSNGGIYIHTAWQETGFPKAGYEIQVNQTHGDWRKSGSIYAVNDVKEVYVKDNEWYRYNIIVEGKRIIVKLNGKVVNDWTEEPDRKPGKDFTRILSSGTFALQAHDPKSVVKYKDIMVRRLD, from the coding sequence ATGAAACTGAAAAATACTGCAATTTTGTTCGCAACTTTCGCACTGCTGCTGATTCTTCCCGCAGCCGGTTTGGCGCAGCAAAAAAAGCCGGGCAAATGGAAAAAACTGACGGACGGCAAAACCTTCAAAGGATGGAAAATCGCCGAACCGGAAGCGAACAGTTGGAAAATCGAAGATGGCGCGTTCGTCGCCAATGGCACGCGCAGCCATCTGTTTTATGTCGGCGATTCCAAACCGTTTGTGAACTTTGAACTGCAAGTGGATGTGATGACCGGCCCGGTGTCGAACGGCGGCATTTACATTCACACCGCCTGGCAGGAAACCGGATTTCCGAAAGCCGGATATGAAATCCAGGTCAATCAAACGCATGGCGATTGGCGCAAATCCGGCAGCATTTACGCCGTCAACGACGTGAAAGAAGTCTACGTCAAAGATAACGAATGGTACCGCTACAACATCATCGTCGAAGGCAAACGCATCATCGTTAAGCTGAACGGCAAAGTCGTCAACGATTGGACGGAAGAACCGGATCGCAAACCCGGCAAAGACTTTACCCGCATCCTGTCTTCCGGCACCTTCGCACTGCAAGCACACGATCCCAAGAGCGTCGTCAAGTACAAGGACATCATGGTTCGACGCTTGGACTAA